One genomic segment of Scophthalmus maximus strain ysfricsl-2021 chromosome 3, ASM2237912v1, whole genome shotgun sequence includes these proteins:
- the LOC118317238 gene encoding protein-glutamine gamma-glutamyltransferase 2-like isoform X2: MDRLQQTTRNTGGRHLGRCQLKLVDFEVHENHALHETRGLSERHLVVRRGKPFKLTLLFRGRSWDPHSERLLLQVCLGSLTEMIPVQTYDKRLNPHKWSAQVYTGPSGQTAHPESVTVHICSPVLSSVAAYNLLVHIGTRRRRRSYAAGSFVLLCNPWLKDDPVYMPSDGQIEEYVKSDYGLVFMGTNQNVHQRPWSFGQYEPGVLEACLKLLEVSPQHLSDKNRDYTHRADPVYISRVICAMVNCNDDLGILLGKWQGSYEDGVRPTEWSGSADILRRWVSNNFSPVRYGQCWVFASVLCTVMRVLGIPSRVVTVFNAAHDGNASLTIEEFYSSTGEKLNISKDSIWNFHVWVECWMQRPDLGARFDGWQVVDPTPQEKSAGIYCCGPCPVAAVQQRCLSAPFDTSFLFASVNAEVIRFIVRNRLVVGRTVDTKCVGQLIYTKNIGSDTPEDLTLNYKRQKKGEARTQRLVYRSGALAGTAAQRVSPIELEPFSASSPGEDLPGLEVSLNINGKPSVGESVGVCVTVTNRSSRPRVLEEHVNAQVKDYNSSPQESFWTLHQEVHIQPHGALTLQHTLPSSEYESALAADNIVSLAVVIKDVQTQERVLETQEFNITSPQITIEIEGGDSIRAKKEQTARVSFTNTLTKALNGAVLTVEGSGLLSGRHQAQLDHLKPGEKIEKTVSIKATSPGTKVLMASLGHGNGHTVVSRCFRKVSVVSAS; encoded by the exons ATGGACCGCTTGCAACAGACGACACGCAACACAGGCG GCCGTCACCTTGGCCGCTGCCAACTAAAGCTGGTCGACTTCGAGGTCCACGAAAACCACGCGCTCCACGAGACGCGGGGGCTCAGCGAAAGACACCTGGTGGTGCGACGGGGGAAGCCGTTCAAGCTCACCCTGCTCTTCCGCGGCCGCTCGTGGGATCCTCACAGCGAGCGGCTGCTCCTGCAGGTCTGCCTAG GCAGCCTGACAGAGATGATCCCGGTCCAGACCTACGACAAGAGGCTCAACCCCCACAAGTGGTCGGCCCAAGTCTACACGGGACCCTCAGGCCAAACGGCGCATCCCGAGTCGGTCACCGTCCACATCTGCTCCCCCGTTTTATCCTCGGTGGCCGCGTACAACCTCCTGGTGCACATAGGGACCCGGCGGCGCAGAAGGAGCTACGCGGCGGGATCGTTCGTGCTGCTCTGCAACCCCTGGCTGAAAG ATGATCCAGTGTACATGCCAAGCGATGGGCAAATAGAAGAGTATGTCAAGAGCGACTACGGGTTGGTGTTCATGGGCACCAATCAAAATGTCCATCAGCGTCCCTGGTCGTTTGGTCAG TATGAGCCTGGGGTCCTGGAGGCATGTCTGAAGCTCCTGGAGGTCAGCCCCCAGCACTTGAGTGACAAAAACAGAGACTACACTCATCGAGCAGACCCCGTCTACATCAGCAGGGTGATCTGTGCAATG GTGAACTGTAACGATGACCTGGGTATCCTGCTGGGGAAGTGGCAGGGCAGCTACGAAGACGGTGTCAGGCCTACGGAGTGGAGCGGCAGCGCTGACATCCTTCGCCGCTGGGTCTCGAACAACTTTAGCCCTGTGCGCTATGGACAGTGCTGGGTCTTCGCGTCTGTCCTCTGCACAG tgatgAGAGTGCTGGGGATTCCCTCCAGGGTGGTGACAGTATTTAACGCAGCCCATGACGGCAATGCCAGCCTGACAATCGAGGAGTTCTACTCGAGCACGGGGGAGAAGCTCAACATATCGAAGGACAGCATTTG GAACTTCCATGTGTGGGTGGAGTGCTGGATGCAAAGACCGGACCTTGGTGCAAGGTTTGATGGCTGGCAGGTGGTGGACCCAACCCCCCAAGAGAAGAGTGCTG GGATATACTGCTGCGGCCCTTGCCCAGTGGCTGCTGTTCAGCAACGCTGCCTCAGTGCCCCATTCGACACCTCGTTCCTCTTCGCCTCCGTCAACGCTGAGGTCATAAGGTTCATTGTGCGCAACAGACTGGTGGTGGGGAGGACGGTGGACACCAAGTGCGTGGGCCAGCTGATCTACACCAAGAACATTGGCTCGGACACCCCCGAGGATCTGACGCTCAATTATAAGAGACAGAAAA AGGGAGAAGCAAGGACACAGCGGCTGG TGTACAGGTCCGGAGCACTGGCTGGAACAGCAG CGCAGCGTGTGTCACCGATAGAGTTGGAGCCTTTCTCAGCGTCATCTCCTGGAGAAGATTTGCCTGGTCTGGAGGTGTCCCTAAACATAAACGGGAAGCCGTCAGTGGGTGAGAGCGTTGGCGTGTGTGTCACGGTCACCAATCGCTCGAGCCGCCCCAGGGTCCTGGAGGAACACGTCAACGCTCAGGTCAAAGATTACAACAGTAGCCCACAGGAGAGCTTCTGGACATTACACCAAGAGGTGCACATACAGCCGCATGGAG cttTGACCCTCCAGCACACCCTCCCCTCGTCCGAGTACGAGTCGGCGCTGGCAGCGGACAACATTGTGAGCCTGGCGGTGGTGATAAAGGACGTGCAGACCCAAGAAAGAGTCCTGGAGACTCAGGAGTTCAACATAACCTCGCCGCAGATAACCATAGAG ATCGAAGGAGGGGACAGCATCCGGGCGAAGAAGGAGCAAACGGCCCGGGTGTCCTTCACCAACACGCTGACCAAAGCCCTGAATGGAGCCGTGCTGACCGTGGAGGGATCTGGCCTGCTGAGCGGCAGACACCAGGCCCA
- the LOC118317238 gene encoding protein-glutamine gamma-glutamyltransferase 2-like isoform X1, translating to MDRLQQTTRNTGGRHLGRCQLKLVDFEVHENHALHETRGLSERHLVVRRGKPFKLTLLFRGRSWDPHSERLLLQVCLGSLTEMIPVQTYDKRLNPHKWSAQVYTGPSGQTAHPESVTVHICSPVLSSVAAYNLLVHIGTRRRRRSYAAGSFVLLCNPWLKDDPVYMPSDGQIEEYVKSDYGLVFMGTNQNVHQRPWSFGQYEPGVLEACLKLLEVSPQHLSDKNRDYTHRADPVYISRVICAMVNCNDDLGILLGKWQGSYEDGVRPTEWSGSADILRRWVSNNFSPVRYGQCWVFASVLCTVMRVLGIPSRVVTVFNAAHDGNASLTIEEFYSSTGEKLNISKDSIWNFHVWVECWMQRPDLGARFDGWQVVDPTPQEKSAGIYCCGPCPVAAVQQRCLSAPFDTSFLFASVNAEVIRFIVRNRLVVGRTVDTKCVGQLIYTKNIGSDTPEDLTLNYKRQKKGEARTQRLVYRSGALAGTAVYRSGALAGTAAQRVSPIELEPFSASSPGEDLPGLEVSLNINGKPSVGESVGVCVTVTNRSSRPRVLEEHVNAQVKDYNSSPQESFWTLHQEVHIQPHGALTLQHTLPSSEYESALAADNIVSLAVVIKDVQTQERVLETQEFNITSPQITIEIEGGDSIRAKKEQTARVSFTNTLTKALNGAVLTVEGSGLLSGRHQAQLDHLKPGEKIEKTVSIKATSPGTKVLMASLGHGNGHTVVSRCFRKVSVVSAS from the exons ATGGACCGCTTGCAACAGACGACACGCAACACAGGCG GCCGTCACCTTGGCCGCTGCCAACTAAAGCTGGTCGACTTCGAGGTCCACGAAAACCACGCGCTCCACGAGACGCGGGGGCTCAGCGAAAGACACCTGGTGGTGCGACGGGGGAAGCCGTTCAAGCTCACCCTGCTCTTCCGCGGCCGCTCGTGGGATCCTCACAGCGAGCGGCTGCTCCTGCAGGTCTGCCTAG GCAGCCTGACAGAGATGATCCCGGTCCAGACCTACGACAAGAGGCTCAACCCCCACAAGTGGTCGGCCCAAGTCTACACGGGACCCTCAGGCCAAACGGCGCATCCCGAGTCGGTCACCGTCCACATCTGCTCCCCCGTTTTATCCTCGGTGGCCGCGTACAACCTCCTGGTGCACATAGGGACCCGGCGGCGCAGAAGGAGCTACGCGGCGGGATCGTTCGTGCTGCTCTGCAACCCCTGGCTGAAAG ATGATCCAGTGTACATGCCAAGCGATGGGCAAATAGAAGAGTATGTCAAGAGCGACTACGGGTTGGTGTTCATGGGCACCAATCAAAATGTCCATCAGCGTCCCTGGTCGTTTGGTCAG TATGAGCCTGGGGTCCTGGAGGCATGTCTGAAGCTCCTGGAGGTCAGCCCCCAGCACTTGAGTGACAAAAACAGAGACTACACTCATCGAGCAGACCCCGTCTACATCAGCAGGGTGATCTGTGCAATG GTGAACTGTAACGATGACCTGGGTATCCTGCTGGGGAAGTGGCAGGGCAGCTACGAAGACGGTGTCAGGCCTACGGAGTGGAGCGGCAGCGCTGACATCCTTCGCCGCTGGGTCTCGAACAACTTTAGCCCTGTGCGCTATGGACAGTGCTGGGTCTTCGCGTCTGTCCTCTGCACAG tgatgAGAGTGCTGGGGATTCCCTCCAGGGTGGTGACAGTATTTAACGCAGCCCATGACGGCAATGCCAGCCTGACAATCGAGGAGTTCTACTCGAGCACGGGGGAGAAGCTCAACATATCGAAGGACAGCATTTG GAACTTCCATGTGTGGGTGGAGTGCTGGATGCAAAGACCGGACCTTGGTGCAAGGTTTGATGGCTGGCAGGTGGTGGACCCAACCCCCCAAGAGAAGAGTGCTG GGATATACTGCTGCGGCCCTTGCCCAGTGGCTGCTGTTCAGCAACGCTGCCTCAGTGCCCCATTCGACACCTCGTTCCTCTTCGCCTCCGTCAACGCTGAGGTCATAAGGTTCATTGTGCGCAACAGACTGGTGGTGGGGAGGACGGTGGACACCAAGTGCGTGGGCCAGCTGATCTACACCAAGAACATTGGCTCGGACACCCCCGAGGATCTGACGCTCAATTATAAGAGACAGAAAA AGGGAGAAGCAAGGACACAGCGGCTGG TGTACAGGTCCGGAGCACTGGCTGGAACAGCAG TGTACAGGTCCGGAGCACTGGCTGGAACAGCAG CGCAGCGTGTGTCACCGATAGAGTTGGAGCCTTTCTCAGCGTCATCTCCTGGAGAAGATTTGCCTGGTCTGGAGGTGTCCCTAAACATAAACGGGAAGCCGTCAGTGGGTGAGAGCGTTGGCGTGTGTGTCACGGTCACCAATCGCTCGAGCCGCCCCAGGGTCCTGGAGGAACACGTCAACGCTCAGGTCAAAGATTACAACAGTAGCCCACAGGAGAGCTTCTGGACATTACACCAAGAGGTGCACATACAGCCGCATGGAG cttTGACCCTCCAGCACACCCTCCCCTCGTCCGAGTACGAGTCGGCGCTGGCAGCGGACAACATTGTGAGCCTGGCGGTGGTGATAAAGGACGTGCAGACCCAAGAAAGAGTCCTGGAGACTCAGGAGTTCAACATAACCTCGCCGCAGATAACCATAGAG ATCGAAGGAGGGGACAGCATCCGGGCGAAGAAGGAGCAAACGGCCCGGGTGTCCTTCACCAACACGCTGACCAAAGCCCTGAATGGAGCCGTGCTGACCGTGGAGGGATCTGGCCTGCTGAGCGGCAGACACCAGGCCCA
- the e2f1 gene encoding transcription factor E2F1, with protein MSETLITGQTSEDLLADFETLLNSGSLGADHQIVIITSPGSEGLHPAAAPTSTGEILLFATPQGPANVGVQDKRRPALGRPPVKRKLDLDSDHQYVSTTRPSVGPAPPSTPAPPRVPQSTTEKSRYDTSLNLTTKRFLSLLSQSADGVVDLNWASQVLDVQKRRIYDITNVLEGIQLISKKSKNNIQWLGNRIDAALVSRHKELQREVCDLTEAEEQLDELISKCNLQLQLLTEDPQNKKLGYVRCQDLRTSFDSPDQLVMVIRAPPETQMQVSEPSEGYQVSLKSTRGAIDVFLCPEDSSGVCSPVTGSSPTKPSADPSLAPPPAQPADQSRARSATAALEVDLSSPSSTSSTVTASSQQDPSSLVLGGHTESLLGGDPFSGLGDMPDFDLSPLSSSDFLSGDGLPLPLDGFINLSPPHSHDYHFGLEDHEGISELFDCDFGDLSQVLGDS; from the exons ATGTCAGAGACTCTGATCACGGGGCAGACATCGGAGGACCTGCTGGCCGACTTCGAGACGCTGCTGAACTCGGGGAGCCTGGGCGCGGACCACCAGATCGTGATCATCACCAGCCCCGGCAGCGAGGGTCTCCACCCGGCCGCCGCCCCCACCAGCACTGGGGAGATCCTGCTGTTCGCCACGCCCCAGGGCCCCGCCAACGTTGGCGTCCAGGACAAGAGGCGGCCGGCCCTGGGAAGACCTCcg GTAAAGAGGAAGTTGGATCTGGACAGCGACCATCAGTATGTCAGCACCACTCGACCGTCCGTGGGCCCAGCGCCGCCCTCCACACCTGCCCCGCccagag TTCCCCAAAGCACGACGGAGAAGTCGCGGTATGACACGTCCCTGAACCTGACCACCAAGCGCTTCCTGAGCCTGTTGTCCCAGTCGGCCGACGGCGTGGTGGACCTGAACTGGGCCTCGCAGGTCTTGGATGTCCAGAAGAGGCGCATCTACGACATCACCAACGTCCTGGAGGGAATCCAGCTCATCTCCAAGAAGTCCAAGAACAACATCCAGTGGCT tgGTAATCGAATCGACGCAGCACTGGTTTCCCGCCAcaaggagctgcagagggaggtgtGTGACCTCACCGAGGccgaggagcagctggacgAGCTCATTTCCAAGTGCaacctgcagctccagctgctcaCAGAGGACCCGCAGAACAAGAA GCTGGGCTACGTGCGCTGCCAGGACCTTAGGACGTCGTTCGATTCCCCAGACCAGCTGGTGATGGTGATCAGGGCCCCACCAGAGACCCAGATGCAAGTGTCAGAACCCAGCGAG GGTTACCAGGTTTCGCTGAAGAGCACGCGTGGCGCAATCGACGTCTTCCTCTGTCCAGAAGACAGCTCAGGCGTCTGCAGCCCCGTGACAGGAAGCAGTCCCACCAAACCCAGTGCTGACCCCTccctggccccgccccccgcgCAGCCGGCGGACCAGTCACGCGCGAGAAGTGCCACGGCCGCCCTGGAGGTGGATTTATCGTCCCCGTCGTCGACGTCTTCCACGGTGACCGCATCCTCCCAGCAGGACCCCTCATCTCTGGTGTTAGGTGGGCACACAG AATCGCTGCTGGGTGGCGATCCGTTCTCCGGCCTCGGGGACATGCCCGACTTTGACCtctcgcccctctcctcctcggaCTTCCTGAGCGGAGACGGCCTCCCCCTCCCGTTGGACGGCTTCATCAACCTGTCCCCGCCACACAGTCACGACTACCACTTCGGACTGGAGGACCACGAAGGCATCAGCGAGCTGTTTGACTGCGACTTTGGTGACCTGTCGCAGGTTTTGGGAGACAGTTAG